The following coding sequences are from one Scomber japonicus isolate fScoJap1 chromosome 3, fScoJap1.pri, whole genome shotgun sequence window:
- the txnrd3 gene encoding thioredoxin reductase 3 isoform X1, producing the protein MPPVENDTGKTELKSRIQQLIDTNQVIVFSKSYCPYCVKVKDLFKELKVDCNVVELDLIEDGTNYQDMLREMTGQKTVPNVFINKTHLGGCDKTMQAHKDGSLLQLLENEAYDYDLIVIGGGSGGLACSKEAAALGKKVMVLDYVVPTPKGTSWGLGGTCVNVGCIPKKLMHQTALLGTALQDARKFGWEFDETGEAPEQRPRRSRRGDIGPACRVKHNWETMKTAVNNYIGSLNWGYRVALRDKNVNYVNAYAEFIEPHKIKATNKRGKETFYTAAKFILATGERPRYLGIPGDKEYCITSDDLFSLSYCPGKTLVIGASYVALECGGFLAGLGLDVTVMVRSILLRGFDQDMANRAGEHMEEHGVKFLRKYVPVKIEELEAGTPGRLKVTAKSTETDELLEGEYNTVLIAVGRDACTDKIGLDKAGVKVNPKNGKIPVNDEEETNVPHIYAIGDILEGKWELTPVAIQAGRLLARRLYNGATLKCDYINVPTTVFTPLEYGSCGLSEDRAIELYGQENIEVYHSLFWPLEFTVPGRDNNKCYSKLICNKLDNERVIGFHYLGPNAGEVTQGFGTAMKCGATKEQLDGTIGIHPTCAEIFTTLDVTKSSGGDVTQAGC; encoded by the exons ATGCCTCCCGTGGAAAATGACACCGGCAAGACTGAACTCAAGTCTCGGATACAGCAGCTCATTGACACCAATCAGGTCATCGTCTTCAGCAAAAGCTACTGTCCGTACTGTGTAAAG GTGAAAGACCTGTTCAAAGAGCTGAAGGTGGATTGCAATGTGGTGGAGTTGGATCTCATTG AGGATGGAACCAACTACCAGGACATGCTGCGGGAGATGACGGGACAGAAAACCGTCCCTAACGTCTTTATCAACAAGACGCACCTCGGCGGCTGTGACAAAACCATGCAG GCCCATAAAGACGGCAGCCTGCTGCAGCTACTAGAGAACGAAGCCTACGACTACGACCTCATCGTGATTGGAGGAGGATCTGGAGGCCTGGCCTGCTCAAAG gaAGCTGCTGCATTGGGGAAGAAGGTCATGGTTCTGGACTATGTCGTACCCACACCAAAAGGAACCAGTTGGG GTCTCGGCGGCACCTGCGTCAACGTCGGCTGCATCCCCAAAAAGCTGATGCACCAGACGGCCCTGCTCGGCACGGCACTGCAGGACGCCCGCAAGTTCGGCTGGGAGTTCGACGAGACAGGTGAGGCCCCAGAGCAACGACCCAGGAGGTCACGGAGGGGGGACATCGGACCGGCTTGCCGCG tcAAACACAACTGGGAGACGATGAAGACAGCGGTGAACAACTACATCGGCTCATTGAACTGGGGCTACAGGGTGGCACTGAGAGACAAGAATGTCAACTATGTCAACGCCTATGCAGAGTTCATTGAACCACACAAAATCAAG GCGACAAATAAACGAGGGAAGGAGACGTTTTACACAGCGGCCAAGTTCATCTTAGCCACAGGAGAAAGGCCGCGCTACCTCGGTATCCCTGGAGACAAGGAGTACTGCATCACCAG CGACGACCTCTTCTCGTTGTCTTACTGCCCGGGGAAGACCCTGGTGATCGGGGCGTCCTACGTGGCTCTGGAGTGCGGGGGCTTCCTGGCGGGCCTGGGTCTCGACGTCACCGTCATGGTCCGCTCCATCCTGCTGAGGGGCTTCGATCAGGACATGGCCAACCGAGCCGGCGAGCACATGGAGGAGCACGGGGTCAAGTTCCTCCGAAAATACGTCCCAGTAAAG ATAGAGGAGCTGGAAGCAGGCACTCCTGGCAGGCTGAAGGTGACAGCCAAGTCCACAGAAACCGATGAACTCCTGGAGGGAGAATACAACACT GTGTTGATAGCAGTGGGCAGAGACGCATGCACAGACAAAATCGGCCTGGACAAGGCAGGGGTCAAAGTCAACCCCAA AAATGGAAAGATTCCAGTCAACGATGAAGAGGAGACCAACGTGCCCCACATCTACGCCATCGGAGACATTCTGGAGGGCAAGTGGGAGCTGACACCCGTGGCCATCCAGGCTGGCAGGCTGCTGGCACGACGCCTCTACAACGGCGCCACACTCAAG tgTGACTACATCAACGTCCCCACCACTGTCTTCACCCCACTGGAGTACGGCTCCTGTGGCCTTTCAGAGGACAGAGCCATCGAGCTCTACGGGCAGGAGAACATCGag GTCTACCACAGTCTGTTCTGGCCTCTGGAGTTCACCGTACCCGGCAGAGACAACAACAAATGTTACTCCAAGCTCATCTGTAACAAACTGGACAAT GAGCGAGTGATCGGCTTCCACTACCTGGGTCCAAATGCAGGAGAGGTAACGCAGGGCTTCGGAACAGCCATGAAATGCGGCGCCACTAAAGAGCAGCTGGACGGCACCATCGGCATCCACCCGACCTGTGCTGAG atctTCACCACTCTGGACGTGACCAAGAGTTCGGGCGGAGACGTCACCCAGGCCGGTTGCTGA
- the bin2b gene encoding bridging integrator 2b isoform X2: protein MAENNKMGPNIQAGAGFFAKRVQKSLNRAQEKVLQRLGKTMETKDEQFEQCSQSLNKQQMDGNRLFKDVRAYYAAVKAVHDASKRLSQTLREIYEPEWDGAEELPVITESEDLLWNDYEEKMNDQIVRTMENYTSQFPEVKERVAKRGRKLVDYDSARHHLEALQSAKKKDEAKITKAEEEFNKAQNVFEEINSELREELPVLYQSRIGCYVTVFQNISNLRDVFYKEMSVLNRELYNVMKKVETQHSGKAFIIKGLNSTTTKSKKRKSLVISNPIPCNTAFPTDHVSIHATTQNGKDNAPSPPGQRTESISEETSSREESGVSSKDVNSSDSDLSSAGTNTPKRQSMCDNENSDSVASESQEEVAATAAATAAATAAAEAELATNQSDDSGVGVPKAEAASQEVSSPSDSTESDVPQSSEQEDVSDPPSNEAETKPGPVPTPRHRSTDKGIPAEEQETEAASDNQETAEPGEESDSLNPPGFLYKGVALESHAASDEGLLQFEQGDIILVLSDTHEEGMVKGIREESWNQHRDLDNHSGIFSEKLIQPAQAEK from the exons ATGGCTGAAAATAATAAGATGGGCCCGAACATCCAGGCAGGAGCCGGATTCTTCGCCAAACGTGTCCAAAAGTCATTGAATCGAGCTCAGGAGAAG GTCCTTCAGAGACTGGGCAAAACTATGGAGACCAAGGACGAACAGTTTGAGCAATGTTCCCAGAGCCTCAACAAACAACAG ATGGATGGAAATAGGTTGTTTAAAGATGTCAGAGCCTACTACGCAGCAGTTAAAG CTGTGCACGACGCGTCCAAACGGCTGTCACAGACGCTGCGAGAAATCTACGAACCAGAATGGGATGGAGCAGAAGAACTTCCTGTCATTACAGAA AGTGAGGACTTACTGTGGAACGACTACGAGGAGAAAATGAATGACCAGATTGTTCGCACCATGGAAAACTACACAAGCCAGTTCCCCGAGGTCAAG GAACGAGTAGCGAAACGTGGTCGTAAGCTGGTGGACTACGATTCAGCACGTCACCACCTGGAGGCCCTGCAGAGTGCTAAGAAAAAGGATGAAGCCAAAATAACCAAG GCGGAAGAGGAGTTCAACAAAGCCCAGAATGTCTTCGAAGAAATAAATAGCGAGCTGAGAGAGGAGCTGCCCGTTCTTTATCAAAG cCGGATAGGTTGCTATGTGACAGTGTTCCAAAACATATCAAACCTGAGAGATGTCTTCTATAAGGAAATGAGCGTG CTGAACCGTGAGCTGTACAATGTGATGAAGAAAGTGGAGACTCAACACTCGGGGAAAGCTTTCATCATCAAGGGTCTGAATAG CACAACAACCAAGTCAAAGAAGAGAAAGTCCCTGGTCATCTCCAATCCCATCCCCTGCAATACAGCTTTCCCAACCGACCACGTCTCCATCCACGCCACCACCCAAAATGGAAAAGACAATGCGCCTTCTCCTCCTGGTCAAAGAACTGAAAGCATCTCTGAAGAAACCAGTTCACGGGAAGAAAGTGGCGTCTCATCCAAAGATGTGAACTCCTCAGACTCGGATCTCAGCTCTGCCGGCACCAACACACCCAAGAGGCAGTCGATGTGTGACAATGAGAACAGTGACAGTGTGGCGAGTGAAAGTCAAGAAGAGGTGGCGGCTACGGCGGCGGCTACGGCGGCGGCTACGGCGGCGGCAGAAGCAGAGCTCGCTACAAACCAGTCAGATGACTCTGGTGTGGGCGTCCCAAAGGCGGAGGCTGCAAGTCAGGAAGTGTCCAGTCCCTCTGATTCTACAGAAAGCGATGTACCACAAAGTTCTGAGCAGGAAGATGTGAGTGATCCTCCATCAAACGAGGCAGAAACCAAACCTGGACCGGTTCCCACCCCTCGCCATCGCTCCACAGATAAAGGCATCCCGGCTGAGGAACAGGAGACAGAAGCAGCATCTGACAACCAGGAGACAGCAGAGCCAGGAGAGGAGTCTGATTCCCTTAATCCACCTGGCTTCCTATACAAG GGGGTGGCACTAGAGAGCCATGCAGCATCTGATGAAGGCCTGCTCCAGTTCGAACAGGGAGACATCATCCTGGTGCTTTCTGACACTCatgag GAAGGCATGGTGAAGGGGATCAGGGAGGAGAGCTGGAACCAGCACAGGGATCTAGACAATCACTCTGGGATCTTCTCGGAAAAACTCATCCAGCCTGCTCAGGCCGAAAAATGA
- the txnrd3 gene encoding thioredoxin reductase 3 isoform X2, producing MPPVENDTGKTELKSRIQQLIDTNQVIVFSKSYCPYCVKVKDLFKELKVDCNVVELDLIEDGTNYQDMLREMTGQKTVPNVFINKTHLGGCDKTMQAHKDGSLLQLLENEAYDYDLIVIGGGSGGLACSKEAAALGKKVMVLDYVVPTPKGTSWGLGGTCVNVGCIPKKLMHQTALLGTALQDARKFGWEFDETVKHNWETMKTAVNNYIGSLNWGYRVALRDKNVNYVNAYAEFIEPHKIKATNKRGKETFYTAAKFILATGERPRYLGIPGDKEYCITSDDLFSLSYCPGKTLVIGASYVALECGGFLAGLGLDVTVMVRSILLRGFDQDMANRAGEHMEEHGVKFLRKYVPVKIEELEAGTPGRLKVTAKSTETDELLEGEYNTVLIAVGRDACTDKIGLDKAGVKVNPKNGKIPVNDEEETNVPHIYAIGDILEGKWELTPVAIQAGRLLARRLYNGATLKCDYINVPTTVFTPLEYGSCGLSEDRAIELYGQENIEVYHSLFWPLEFTVPGRDNNKCYSKLICNKLDNERVIGFHYLGPNAGEVTQGFGTAMKCGATKEQLDGTIGIHPTCAEIFTTLDVTKSSGGDVTQAGC from the exons ATGCCTCCCGTGGAAAATGACACCGGCAAGACTGAACTCAAGTCTCGGATACAGCAGCTCATTGACACCAATCAGGTCATCGTCTTCAGCAAAAGCTACTGTCCGTACTGTGTAAAG GTGAAAGACCTGTTCAAAGAGCTGAAGGTGGATTGCAATGTGGTGGAGTTGGATCTCATTG AGGATGGAACCAACTACCAGGACATGCTGCGGGAGATGACGGGACAGAAAACCGTCCCTAACGTCTTTATCAACAAGACGCACCTCGGCGGCTGTGACAAAACCATGCAG GCCCATAAAGACGGCAGCCTGCTGCAGCTACTAGAGAACGAAGCCTACGACTACGACCTCATCGTGATTGGAGGAGGATCTGGAGGCCTGGCCTGCTCAAAG gaAGCTGCTGCATTGGGGAAGAAGGTCATGGTTCTGGACTATGTCGTACCCACACCAAAAGGAACCAGTTGGG GTCTCGGCGGCACCTGCGTCAACGTCGGCTGCATCCCCAAAAAGCTGATGCACCAGACGGCCCTGCTCGGCACGGCACTGCAGGACGCCCGCAAGTTCGGCTGGGAGTTCGACGAGACAG tcAAACACAACTGGGAGACGATGAAGACAGCGGTGAACAACTACATCGGCTCATTGAACTGGGGCTACAGGGTGGCACTGAGAGACAAGAATGTCAACTATGTCAACGCCTATGCAGAGTTCATTGAACCACACAAAATCAAG GCGACAAATAAACGAGGGAAGGAGACGTTTTACACAGCGGCCAAGTTCATCTTAGCCACAGGAGAAAGGCCGCGCTACCTCGGTATCCCTGGAGACAAGGAGTACTGCATCACCAG CGACGACCTCTTCTCGTTGTCTTACTGCCCGGGGAAGACCCTGGTGATCGGGGCGTCCTACGTGGCTCTGGAGTGCGGGGGCTTCCTGGCGGGCCTGGGTCTCGACGTCACCGTCATGGTCCGCTCCATCCTGCTGAGGGGCTTCGATCAGGACATGGCCAACCGAGCCGGCGAGCACATGGAGGAGCACGGGGTCAAGTTCCTCCGAAAATACGTCCCAGTAAAG ATAGAGGAGCTGGAAGCAGGCACTCCTGGCAGGCTGAAGGTGACAGCCAAGTCCACAGAAACCGATGAACTCCTGGAGGGAGAATACAACACT GTGTTGATAGCAGTGGGCAGAGACGCATGCACAGACAAAATCGGCCTGGACAAGGCAGGGGTCAAAGTCAACCCCAA AAATGGAAAGATTCCAGTCAACGATGAAGAGGAGACCAACGTGCCCCACATCTACGCCATCGGAGACATTCTGGAGGGCAAGTGGGAGCTGACACCCGTGGCCATCCAGGCTGGCAGGCTGCTGGCACGACGCCTCTACAACGGCGCCACACTCAAG tgTGACTACATCAACGTCCCCACCACTGTCTTCACCCCACTGGAGTACGGCTCCTGTGGCCTTTCAGAGGACAGAGCCATCGAGCTCTACGGGCAGGAGAACATCGag GTCTACCACAGTCTGTTCTGGCCTCTGGAGTTCACCGTACCCGGCAGAGACAACAACAAATGTTACTCCAAGCTCATCTGTAACAAACTGGACAAT GAGCGAGTGATCGGCTTCCACTACCTGGGTCCAAATGCAGGAGAGGTAACGCAGGGCTTCGGAACAGCCATGAAATGCGGCGCCACTAAAGAGCAGCTGGACGGCACCATCGGCATCCACCCGACCTGTGCTGAG atctTCACCACTCTGGACGTGACCAAGAGTTCGGGCGGAGACGTCACCCAGGCCGGTTGCTGA
- the bin2b gene encoding bridging integrator 2b isoform X1 has product MAENNKMGPNIQAGAGFFAKRVQKSLNRAQEKVLQRLGKTMETKDEQFEQCSQSLNKQQMDGNRLFKDVRAYYAAVKAVHDASKRLSQTLREIYEPEWDGAEELPVITESEDLLWNDYEEKMNDQIVRTMENYTSQFPEVKERVAKRGRKLVDYDSARHHLEALQSAKKKDEAKITKAEEEFNKAQNVFEEINSELREELPVLYQSRIGCYVTVFQNISNLRDVFYKEMSVLNRELYNVMKKVETQHSGKAFIIKGLNSTTTKSKKRKSLVISNPIPCNTAFPTDHVSIHATTQNGKDNAPSPPGQRTESISEETSSREESGVSSKDVNSSDSDLSSAGTNTPKRQSMCDNENSDSVASESQEEVAATAAATAAATAAAEAELATNQSDDSGVGVPKAEAASQEVSSPSDSTESDVPQSSEQEDVSDPPSNEAETKPGPVPTPRHRSTDKGIPAEEQETEAASDNQETAEPGEESDSLNPPGFLYKGVALESHAASDEGLLQFEQGDIILVLSDTHEQEGMVKGIREESWNQHRDLDNHSGIFSEKLIQPAQAEK; this is encoded by the exons ATGGCTGAAAATAATAAGATGGGCCCGAACATCCAGGCAGGAGCCGGATTCTTCGCCAAACGTGTCCAAAAGTCATTGAATCGAGCTCAGGAGAAG GTCCTTCAGAGACTGGGCAAAACTATGGAGACCAAGGACGAACAGTTTGAGCAATGTTCCCAGAGCCTCAACAAACAACAG ATGGATGGAAATAGGTTGTTTAAAGATGTCAGAGCCTACTACGCAGCAGTTAAAG CTGTGCACGACGCGTCCAAACGGCTGTCACAGACGCTGCGAGAAATCTACGAACCAGAATGGGATGGAGCAGAAGAACTTCCTGTCATTACAGAA AGTGAGGACTTACTGTGGAACGACTACGAGGAGAAAATGAATGACCAGATTGTTCGCACCATGGAAAACTACACAAGCCAGTTCCCCGAGGTCAAG GAACGAGTAGCGAAACGTGGTCGTAAGCTGGTGGACTACGATTCAGCACGTCACCACCTGGAGGCCCTGCAGAGTGCTAAGAAAAAGGATGAAGCCAAAATAACCAAG GCGGAAGAGGAGTTCAACAAAGCCCAGAATGTCTTCGAAGAAATAAATAGCGAGCTGAGAGAGGAGCTGCCCGTTCTTTATCAAAG cCGGATAGGTTGCTATGTGACAGTGTTCCAAAACATATCAAACCTGAGAGATGTCTTCTATAAGGAAATGAGCGTG CTGAACCGTGAGCTGTACAATGTGATGAAGAAAGTGGAGACTCAACACTCGGGGAAAGCTTTCATCATCAAGGGTCTGAATAG CACAACAACCAAGTCAAAGAAGAGAAAGTCCCTGGTCATCTCCAATCCCATCCCCTGCAATACAGCTTTCCCAACCGACCACGTCTCCATCCACGCCACCACCCAAAATGGAAAAGACAATGCGCCTTCTCCTCCTGGTCAAAGAACTGAAAGCATCTCTGAAGAAACCAGTTCACGGGAAGAAAGTGGCGTCTCATCCAAAGATGTGAACTCCTCAGACTCGGATCTCAGCTCTGCCGGCACCAACACACCCAAGAGGCAGTCGATGTGTGACAATGAGAACAGTGACAGTGTGGCGAGTGAAAGTCAAGAAGAGGTGGCGGCTACGGCGGCGGCTACGGCGGCGGCTACGGCGGCGGCAGAAGCAGAGCTCGCTACAAACCAGTCAGATGACTCTGGTGTGGGCGTCCCAAAGGCGGAGGCTGCAAGTCAGGAAGTGTCCAGTCCCTCTGATTCTACAGAAAGCGATGTACCACAAAGTTCTGAGCAGGAAGATGTGAGTGATCCTCCATCAAACGAGGCAGAAACCAAACCTGGACCGGTTCCCACCCCTCGCCATCGCTCCACAGATAAAGGCATCCCGGCTGAGGAACAGGAGACAGAAGCAGCATCTGACAACCAGGAGACAGCAGAGCCAGGAGAGGAGTCTGATTCCCTTAATCCACCTGGCTTCCTATACAAG GGGGTGGCACTAGAGAGCCATGCAGCATCTGATGAAGGCCTGCTCCAGTTCGAACAGGGAGACATCATCCTGGTGCTTTCTGACACTCatgag CAGGAAGGCATGGTGAAGGGGATCAGGGAGGAGAGCTGGAACCAGCACAGGGATCTAGACAATCACTCTGGGATCTTCTCGGAAAAACTCATCCAGCCTGCTCAGGCCGAAAAATGA